One Argentina anserina chromosome 6, drPotAnse1.1, whole genome shotgun sequence genomic window, TGACGACTACAAATTTGACATGGTTGTACACTTACACTTTGCAGCTTTTTCAAGCATGAAGTGGAATATGAAttattcataaaaaaaaacagtgtATGGGATGTAACAAGCAAAAGAGATACCTAATCAACCACATGGCCTTGAAAGAAAGTAGAAGGAAAGACATAGAACATGCGTCTTGGTCATGACTCACGTGACTAACATTATTGAGTAAATGAAATAGGTTTTAGTGCAGCCCTATCAGCCTGGTAAGTAGTAGCTAAGTAAATCAATGATGGGGTTCGTAAAACAAACTTCACATTACTTGCAGGTTTCAATCTAAGAGATGATACTTGAAGAAAACATGCTACACAGGAGATCTTAGACAAGGAAGAAGTTACCTCTGAGAGATGAACGTTTCTTCAGACAATGCTTTCTCCAACCTCTCCTCAAATGGGGTTGCATGCCAACTCACTTTCTGATCCTGAAATAGAAAGGACTTTAGATATGACACTATAAAAATTAATGCAGCAGAAGTACGTATATAGCAATGAGACTAACCTCTTTGTATTTATTGGTTGAATTTGGGATTCCATTCCCGTCCCACCACTTGGGTGAGATACGAGTAGGATCATCTTCATTCCAGTGAGTAGCAACCAACCCTATTATAGGTCTGTCTCCAGGAGTTCTGCCAAAATAATGGTTTCGGGCAGAAGCATCTCCCAACCTCAGATTGTTATCATCTTGAGTCACTGGCTTCAGCCAGGCAGACATACTTGATTCCACCTGTAAATCTGTTCCTGATGAAATCTCTTCTTTTCCCTCTTGTGATATGGAGGTTGCATTTCCCGATTGTTTGAGTGAATCACTAGCCTCACCTGAAGACCCATATGAGTTAGAATCTTCCTCTTCCAGGACATTCCACCGAGTGGTTCCCTCAGGATACGGAACTGAATACACATACTGAGACCTGATTCGAGATTTTCCATTAGGAAAAGCTCCCTGGCCTGATGGATAAACTGTTCCGGGTGTCTGCATATCTTCAGACAGAGTCAGTGGGGTTGGATAATCTGAATACTTAGATGTGCCCTGTCTTCCAGGAGTTTGAGCTATTTTTGCACTCCTACAGTTACCAGATGAAGAACCTTTTGAGGATGCTGTGTCAAAGTCACATTCAAAACGAACAGACTTGCCCCTGCCCTGGATATCTGTGGCTGAGTGCGAAGGTGAAGTTGGAGTTACAGTGTTCTCAGCCCGATCAGAATGGATCTTTACTGATGAAGCAGTACCTATTCTTCCATCTTCAGTAGAGCTGAGATAACTCCTTCCAGTACTTTGTTGGTTTGACTCATAactaacaaaagaaaaaacgaATTTGACAATTGTCAATACATCTTTTATTACATAAATACAACCTATGATATAAGAATTCAAGTACTCAAAAAGAGCATTTATACCAGCACAACCAAAAGTCCAAACCATTACATCAATATCATAGTCACTCAATCAATGGAGACAGTTTTCACAGTGGAACCAATTTTTGTCTAGTCGCAAACATTTCATAGCCGGCAAAGAATGACTTTGGTAATTATGTTTGAAGAAACCCATTCCATACCTCTCATGATTAGATAATTTATAGATTTTTTAAGCATTTTAAACAGTTTATGAGGATAACCTGATTGGTGTGTGTTCTGACCCCTTTTCCCACTGTTCAAAAAGTTTAACAGGTGTGGGAGGCTGCTCTGGTTGATTCTCCTGCTGAAGCTTTTTTATGGATGTGTGGGGAAGCCATGAGTTAAATTTTGATGGCCCTGAATCCCTATCATGCTGGGGCGAGCCATTTAACTTTGAAGCTCTCCGAATTTCAACTGGGGTCTCAACTATAGTACCACAAGCCTTGAGAAACTTGGCCTGCAAAATCATGTGCCTTAGTTAAAACAAGTATTTTTC contains:
- the LOC126799406 gene encoding protein JASON, with amino-acid sequence MLCFGRELGFVCRSVLRLLDRSVAGAMGCFFGCFRFRDDRHLRSRPHLVSQSSRSGAVVSQNRLASLFLDQEKGESPSRDRESPSYGTPQIDKELKNEAKFLKACGTIVETPVEIRRASKLNGSPQHDRDSGPSKFNSWLPHTSIKKLQQENQPEQPPTPVKLFEQWEKGSEHTPISYESNQQSTGRSYLSSTEDGRIGTASSVKIHSDRAENTVTPTSPSHSATDIQGRGKSVRFECDFDTASSKGSSSGNCRSAKIAQTPGRQGTSKYSDYPTPLTLSEDMQTPGTVYPSGQGAFPNGKSRIRSQYVYSVPYPEGTTRWNVLEEEDSNSYGSSGEASDSLKQSGNATSISQEGKEEISSGTDLQVESSMSAWLKPVTQDDNNLRLGDASARNHYFGRTPGDRPIIGLVATHWNEDDPTRISPKWWDGNGIPNSTNKYKEDQKVSWHATPFEERLEKALSEETFISQRKNIEGMPMVFDENEESDTALSQLQSSSQPKSVVSF